The Ruania alba genome has a window encoding:
- a CDS encoding cytochrome c oxidase subunit 4, giving the protein MSAKTHGPRTEPHKPIRTEAVFFLGLLVFFIPMFVIYGLWSGWEPVGSTALALVVGLWSMVGFYLFLLSRRIDPRPEDDPMADVDTAAGEYGTFSPWSWWPLVLGIAVSFVFLGVAVGWWLFGIGVGLALIGLVGHVMEFSRGHHAH; this is encoded by the coding sequence CACGGTCCTCGCACGGAACCGCACAAGCCGATCCGTACCGAAGCCGTCTTCTTCCTCGGCCTGCTGGTGTTCTTCATCCCGATGTTCGTGATCTACGGGCTCTGGTCCGGGTGGGAACCCGTGGGGTCGACCGCACTGGCGTTGGTCGTCGGTCTGTGGTCGATGGTGGGCTTCTACCTGTTCCTGCTGAGCCGGCGGATCGATCCTCGGCCCGAGGACGACCCGATGGCTGATGTGGACACCGCTGCGGGGGAGTACGGCACCTTCTCGCCGTGGAGCTGGTGGCCATTGGTCCTCGGGATCGCCGTCTCATTCGTCTTTCTGGGCGTCGCCGTCGGATGGTGGCTGTTCGGCATCGGCGTCGGCCTCGCACTGATCGGCCTGGTCGGTCACGTGATGGAGTTCAGCCGCGGGC